In one Komagataeibacter sp. FNDCR2 genomic region, the following are encoded:
- the rpsG gene encoding 30S ribosomal protein S7: protein MSRRHRAVKREILPDPKFGDVVITRFMNALMYDGKKSTAEGIVYGALEVLRRRGGAAADPVVMFHGALDNVKPAVEVRSRRVGGATYQVPVEVRAERRQALAIRWLIDASRKRGENTMQERLSNELLDAVNNRGAAVKKREDTHRMAEANKAFSHYRW from the coding sequence ATGAGTCGCCGTCATCGCGCAGTCAAGCGTGAGATTCTTCCCGATCCGAAATTTGGTGACGTCGTCATTACGCGTTTCATGAACGCCCTGATGTACGACGGCAAGAAGTCCACTGCCGAAGGGATCGTCTATGGCGCCCTTGAGGTGCTGCGTCGCCGGGGTGGCGCAGCTGCGGACCCTGTGGTGATGTTCCACGGTGCGCTGGACAACGTCAAGCCGGCTGTCGAGGTGCGTTCCCGCCGTGTTGGCGGCGCGACATACCAGGTTCCGGTCGAAGTCCGGGCCGAGCGCCGTCAGGCGCTGGCCATCCGCTGGCTGATCGACGCTTCGCGCAAGCGGGGCGAGAACACCATGCAGGAGCGCCTGTCCAACGAACTTCTTGACGCCGTCAACAATCGTGGCGCCGCGGTCAAGAAGCGCGAAGACACGCACCGCATGGCGGAAGCCAACAAGGCATTCAGTCATTACCGCTGGTAA
- the rpsL gene encoding 30S ribosomal protein S12 — protein MPTINQLIAKGREPAAKRNKVPALQGCPQKRGVCTRVYTTTPKKPNSALRKVAKVRLTNGYEVVSYIPGEGHNLQEHSVVLIRGGRVKDLPGVRYHILRGVLDTQGIAKRRQRRSLYGAKRPK, from the coding sequence ATGCCGACCATCAACCAGTTGATCGCGAAAGGTCGCGAGCCCGCAGCCAAACGCAACAAGGTACCTGCCCTGCAGGGCTGTCCGCAGAAGCGTGGCGTTTGTACTCGTGTTTACACAACCACACCGAAGAAGCCGAACTCGGCTCTGCGTAAGGTGGCAAAAGTACGCCTGACCAACGGTTATGAGGTTGTGAGCTATATTCCGGGTGAGGGGCATAACCTCCAGGAACATAGTGTCGTCCTGATCCGTGGTGGTCGCGTTAAGGATCTTCCTGGCGTGCGTTATCACATCCTGCGCGGCGTTCTGGACACCCAGGGTATCGCCAAGCGTCGTCAGCGTCGCTCGCTCTATGGCGCGAAGCGTCCTAAGTAA